The following are encoded together in the Bradyrhizobium genosp. L genome:
- a CDS encoding flagellin, with protein sequence MPAISTNTAANSAVRYLNINSMQETSALSKLSSGSRITSASDDAAGLAISTRISSDITTLQQAATNAAQATSILQTADGGASNISDILARMKSLASESASGTVADSSRAYINSEFTQLKGEIDSIASGTRYSSQSLLDGTSVFSSGVAVLVGSTSADTISIKLTSLTASSLGVTSLDVSTLSGATSAMSLLDTAIDSVSSARAEIGAQESRFNFSADSISTQTQNLQSANSAIKDVDIASEQATLSSAEVKTQAAVSAETAANQMPQYLLKLLG encoded by the coding sequence ATGCCCGCAATTTCCACCAACACAGCCGCGAACTCTGCGGTCCGCTACCTGAACATCAACTCGATGCAGGAAACCAGCGCACTGTCGAAGCTGTCGAGCGGCTCGCGCATCACCTCGGCCTCCGACGACGCCGCCGGTCTCGCGATCTCGACCCGTATTTCTTCAGACATCACCACGCTGCAGCAGGCCGCCACCAACGCCGCGCAGGCGACTTCGATCCTGCAGACCGCCGACGGCGGCGCGTCGAACATCTCCGACATCCTGGCCCGCATGAAGTCGCTGGCCTCTGAATCGGCCTCCGGCACCGTCGCCGACTCCAGCCGCGCCTACATCAACTCGGAATTCACGCAGCTCAAGGGCGAAATCGACTCCATCGCTTCCGGCACCCGCTACTCGAGCCAGAGCCTGCTCGATGGCACCAGCGTGTTCTCCTCGGGCGTCGCGGTGCTGGTCGGCTCGACCTCGGCCGACACCATCTCGATCAAGCTGACGAGCCTGACTGCGTCCTCGCTCGGCGTGACCTCGCTCGACGTTTCGACCCTGTCGGGTGCCACCAGTGCGATGTCGTTGCTCGATACCGCGATCGACAGCGTGTCGTCCGCCCGCGCCGAGATCGGTGCCCAGGAATCCCGCTTCAACTTCAGCGCCGACTCGATCTCGACCCAGACCCAGAACCTGCAGTCGGCCAACTCGGCGATCAAGGACGTCGATATCGCCTCCGAGCAGGCGACCCTGTCCTCGGCCGAAGTGAAGACCCAGGCCGCCGTCTCGGCCGAAACCGCGGCCAACCAGATGCCGCAGTACCTGCTGAAGCTGCTCGGCTAA
- a CDS encoding RNA polymerase sigma factor yields the protein MSYALEMRATAEVEATKAAVAPAEATPPWNDVPTVEDAGPLDTVEIQDEDKDLLDRLAAGDEAAFRGLVERHVDRAYAIALRIVGNAADAEDVVQDTMLKVWTHRGRWQHGRAKFSTWLYRVVSNRCIDLRRKPRTENVDVVPEVADTQLDASTVIERNEIGNLLEVAMQKLPEQQRVAVILSYHENMSNGEIAEVMDTTVAAVESLLKRGRQQLRENLKRHERDLRGAFTDC from the coding sequence ATGAGCTACGCGCTTGAGATGAGGGCAACGGCCGAGGTCGAGGCCACCAAGGCCGCGGTCGCGCCGGCCGAAGCGACGCCGCCCTGGAATGACGTCCCGACGGTTGAAGATGCCGGCCCGCTCGACACCGTCGAGATCCAGGACGAAGACAAGGATCTGCTCGACCGCCTCGCCGCCGGCGACGAGGCGGCGTTTCGCGGTTTGGTCGAGCGTCATGTCGATCGCGCCTACGCGATCGCGCTGCGCATCGTCGGCAACGCCGCCGATGCCGAGGACGTGGTGCAGGACACCATGCTGAAGGTGTGGACGCATCGCGGCCGCTGGCAGCACGGCCGCGCCAAGTTCTCGACCTGGCTCTATCGCGTGGTCAGCAACCGCTGCATCGACCTGCGCCGCAAGCCGCGCACCGAGAATGTCGACGTCGTGCCCGAAGTCGCCGACACCCAGCTCGACGCCTCGACCGTGATCGAGCGCAACGAGATCGGCAATCTGCTGGAAGTCGCGATGCAGAAGCTGCCCGAGCAGCAGCGCGTCGCGGTGATCCTCTCCTACCACGAGAACATGAGCAACGGCGAGATCGCGGAAGTCATGGACACCACCGTGGCCGCCGTGGAGTCGCTCTTGAAGCGCGGGCGCCAGCAATTGCGCGAGAACCTGAAACGGCACGAGCGCGACCTGCGCGGCGCGTTTACCGATTGCTAA